One Capra hircus breed San Clemente chromosome 27, ASM170441v1, whole genome shotgun sequence DNA window includes the following coding sequences:
- the LOC108634076 gene encoding putative protein FAM90A13P, whose amino-acid sequence MAGQYGWLKACRLFQDQKVKCKDCGAFGHTARSLRCPMKRWQGALVPLPLGSRFGKENLAWKLQDPPTPGSPNAAEREEEERQRKEEQQRKLLQRFPRRPRARQPQSWKEEPEPGLCLRHPNMPLLIHTSRRKSFQDPDHPRGSPTRKDEVKSSLPAVSLIGRNAAPASKGSVEAPGKRCAQTPSLTCVNPAKKPRLSPVQTPQHSTPTADLGAFLNLPPPPSTAGRGLRVAFRASRETPAQGQRFDLQPPADRSPSRSVCGLPAAHPPPISIRVRAQPLRMRFLRDAEGCWSCHYMAPPSPRPAELPAPPAQSPSDEQEPEGLAVPRPRSVLYDDLLVSSSSEESDWDADTSGN is encoded by the exons ATGGCTGGTCAGTACGGATGGCTGAAAGCCTGCCGACTTTTTCAAGACCAGAAA GTGAAGTGTAAGGACTGTGGAGCCTTTGGGCACACAGCAAGGAGCCTCAGGTGCCCCATGAAGCGCTGGCAAGGGGCACTGGTGCCCCTGCCCTTGGGGTCCAGATTCGGTAAGGAGAACCTGGCGTGGAAGCTGCAGGACCCACCGACCCCAGGGAGCCCTAACGCggctgagagagaggaggaggaaagacagAG GAAAGAGGAGCAGCAGAGGAAGCTCCTGCAGCGATTTCCCAGGAGGCCCCGCGCTCGGCAGCCGCAGAGCTGGAAGGAGGAGCCGGAGCCCGGCCTCTGCCTGAGG CACCCAAACATGCCCCTGCTTATCCACACATCCAGGAGGAAATCCTTCCAGGATCCAGATCACCCAAGAGGGTCACCCACCAGGAAAGATGAAGTGAAATCCAGCCTCCCCGCAGTGTCTCTCATCGGCAGGAATGCGGCCCCGGCCTCCAAGGGCAGCGTCGAGGCTCCAGGCAAGAGATGTGCGCAGACCCCCAGCCTGACATGTGTGAACCCCGCAAAGAAACCTAGACTCAGCCCCGTCCAGACCCCCCAGCACAGCACTCCCACAGCAGATCTGGGGGCCTTCCTGAAtctccctcctccacccagcACAGCTGGACGTGGACTGAGAGTGGCCTTCCGTGCATCCAGGGAGACACCTGCCCAGGGGCAACGCTTTGACCTCCAGCCTCCCGCGGACAGATCTCCCTCCAGGAGCGTGTGCGGGCTCCCCGCAGCCCACCCGCCGCCCATCAGCATCCGCGTTCGGGCCCAGCCTCTCAGGATGCGCTTCCTGAGAGATGCTGAAGGCTGCTGGAGCTGCCACTACATGGCGCCCCCGTCTCCGCGGCCTGCGGAGCTGCCAGCCCCTCCTGCTCAGAGCCCGTCCGACGAACAGGAGCCTGAGGGACTCGCTGTCCCCAGGCCCCGGAGCGTCCTCTACGATGACCTCCTGGTGTCTTCTTCCTCCGAAGAGAGTGACTGGGACGCAGACACCAGTGGCAACTGA
- the LOC108634077 gene encoding putative protein FAM90A13P: MAGQYGWLRACRLFQDQKVRKQNPGPGRQMAPQPQDKDSMVKCKDCGAFGHTARSLRCPMKRWQGALVPLPLGSRFGKENLAWKLQDPPTPGSPNAAEREEEERQRKEEQQRKLLQRFPRRPRARQPQSWKEEPEPGLCLRHPNMPLLIHTSRRKSFQDPDHPRGSPTRKDEVKSSLPAVSLIGRNAAPASKGSVEAPGKRCAQTPSLTCVNPAKKPRLSPVQTPQHSTPTADLGAFLNLPPPPSTPGRGSRVAFHASRETPAQGQRFDLQPPADRSPSRSVCGLPAAHPPPISIRVRAQPLRMRFLRDAEGCWSCHYMAPPSPRPAELPAPPAQSPSVEREPEGLAVPGPRSVLYDDLLVSSSSEESDWDADTSGN; this comes from the exons ATGGCTGGTCAGTACGGATGGCTGAGAGCCTGCCGACTCTTTCAAGACCAGAAAGTGAGGAAGCAAAACCCGGGTCCTGGGAGGCAGATGGCTCCCCAGCCACAGGACAAAGACTCTATG GTGAAGTGTAAGGACTGTGGAGCCTTTGGGCACACAGCAAGGAGCCTCAGGTGCCCCATGAAGCGCTGGCAAGGGGCGCTGGTGCCCCTGCCCTTGGGGTCCAGATTCGGTAAGGAGAACCTGGCGTGGAAGCTGCAGGACCCACCGACCCCAGGGAGCCCTAACGCggctgagagagaggaggaggaaagacagAG GAAAGAGGAGCAGCAGAGGAAGCTCCTGCAGCGATTTCCCAGGAGGCCCCGTGCTCGGCAGCCGCAGAGCTGGAAGGAGGAGCCGGAGCCCGGCCTCTGCCTGAGG CACCCAAACATGCCCCTGCTTATCCACACATCCAGGAGGAAATCCTTCCAGGATCCAGATCACCCAAGAGGGTCACCCACCAGGAAAGATGAAGTGAAATCCAGCCTCCCCGCAGTGTCTCTCATCGGCAGGAATGCGGCCCCGGCCTCCAAGGGCAGCGTCGAGGCTCCAGGCAAGAGATGTGCGCAGACCCCCAGCCTGACATGTGTGAACCCCGCAAAGAAACCTAGACTCAGCCCCGTCCAGACCCCCCAGCACAGCACTCCCACAGCAGATCTGGGGGCCTTCCTGAATCTCCCTCCTCCACCCAGTACACCTGGACGTGGATCGAGAGTGGCCTTCCATGCATCCAGGGAGACACCTGCCCAGGGGCAACGCTTTGACCTCCAGCCTCCCGCGGACAGATCTCCCTCCAGGAGCGTGTGCGGGCTCCCCGCAGCCCACCCGCCGCCCATCAGCATCCGCGTTCGGGCCCAGCCTCTCAGGATGCGCTTCCTGAGAGATGCTGAAGGCTGCTGGAGCTGCCACTACATGGCGCCCCCGTCTCCGCGGCCTGCGGAGCTGCCAGCCCCTCCTGCTCAGAGCCCGTCCGTCGAACGGGAGCCCGAGGGCCTCGCTGTCCCCGGGCCCCGGAGCGTCCTCTACGATGACCTCCTGGTGTCTTCTTCCTCCGAAGAGAGTGACTGGGACGCAGACACCAGTGGCAACTGA